GTACAAACTATTGTATAACTTTGTTAAACTCGTTGAACCCGAAATTGAAGAATTATCTATTGGTGAAATTTTAACTAAAAAAGTAGACAATAAGTACTTATCAACAATAACTATTGATCAGAGTGGCTATTTACTAAAATCAGGTTCACATTTTAAACCATATGGTCGTAAAATTTATGAACCCCTTATTGAAGATTTGTGAAGTAAACATTGTCATTTAGGCAACTTGATTGATAAAGAAAATAATATATTTATTTTAAAAGAAGATTTGCACTTTCCTAGCCGTAATCTTTTAGCACAATTTGTCATTGGGGGTAACGCAAGTTTTCCAATCGAATTTAATATTGAAAGACTTGGTATCTCGATTCAAAAATATATTGTTGAAAAGATTAAAAAGATTATAAGTTAATTAAAATCATTGATTTTTTGACAACAAAGCTAGAATATTAGCTGGTTATACTTTTGATTGAAAATCAAAAAATAACGATCAAGTTTTTGATATTGAAATTAAAGATTTTAAAAAACGCTGAAACTTAGTTAAAGATGATACTTGAGCTATATCAAAAGATTCCTTCGAGCAAGTTGGATGTATTCATACTTCACAAGGAATCGAGTTTGATTATGTTGGGGTAATAATTGGTGATGACATGTTTTATGAAAATAATAAATTAAAGACTGACTTTAAGAAACGTTCAAAAAATGATTCTAGTGTTAAAGGGTTAAAAGGTAAAAAAATTGAGCCATTAAAGACTCAATTTATTGGTGATAAAATTATTAAAAAATACTTATAAAACCTTAATGACTCGCGCCATGAAAGGTTGTTATATATATTGTGTTGATAAAGGGTTGGGTGAGTATTTGAAAGATGAGTTGCTAAAAATTTAAATACACAAAAAAATAAAATAATTAATTTTGCATTTATTTTTTGAGTAAACTAAATTAACCGAATTGCTTTTGTCATTATTTACTCTTAATTATTAAATATTCGAAATGATATTTAAGATATTAATAGTAAATCGTTGAATTTCAAATTTCTTTAAAACTTAATAATCTTGTTTTCGGATGTCCAAAAAGTCATTTTTTAAATTAACTTTAATAATTAATTTAATTACTTTTGTATTTTTGCTGTGTTTGACATCTATTTGTCGTCAATATTATTTGTTGTGTTTATGTAATATGGTTCGTCATAATACCTTGTAAATTCTTCATCTGTATTTTTAGGTATAATATAGGCAAATATTGGCGCTACATCTAAAAATGTATTTTCTGGGTTTTCTTTTGAAATAATTTTTGAAAATACAATGAACAAAACAGGTCCATCGCTCATTTCTCTTATAACAGCTTTTTGTGACTTGAATTCTTTTTGTGATTTAGAAATTAATTCAAAATTTTCAGATGCTGTGGTTAGTACGGTTTTCACTCTAAAAGTTTTCAAATTTGTTTCATCATCCATCTGAAGGTTATGGGAGAAAATAGACTTGCTTGATAGATTAATGTTAAATTCTTTAGTCTCAAAAACACCATTTTTATTTCCTTTATTTGTTGGAATAACAATTTTTCATTTTTTATAAAAAGCAGCATTTTTGGTAATTTTATTTATTTTAGATAATGTTAATTCAATTTTCTCCTTTTGAGATTTAGGCAATTTTAAACTATTCAAAAAAAAT
This Spiroplasma endosymbiont of Panorpa germanica DNA region includes the following protein-coding sequences:
- a CDS encoding DNA/RNA helicase domain-containing protein, giving the protein MEFDYVGVIIGDDMFYENNKLKTDFKKRSKNDSSVKGLKGKKIEPLKTQFIGDKIIKKYL